A DNA window from Moorella thermoacetica contains the following coding sequences:
- the fliS gene encoding flagellar export chaperone FliS has translation MAVINPYQAYQQNQVQTLSQEKLVLMLYDGALRFCRQGLVAMEQKDYAAVSNNLGRAEDILSELMATLNRDVGDIAENLYKLYDFMYRHLVQANVKKSVKMIKEVIELLQQLRDTWEEATKIYQTHDYRTTAGVNWQG, from the coding sequence ATGGCTGTCATCAACCCCTACCAGGCCTACCAGCAAAACCAGGTCCAAACCCTGTCCCAGGAGAAGCTGGTGCTGATGCTTTACGATGGAGCCCTGCGCTTTTGTCGCCAGGGGCTGGTGGCCATGGAGCAAAAGGATTATGCTGCTGTGAGCAATAACCTGGGTCGGGCCGAGGATATTTTAAGCGAATTGATGGCGACCTTAAACCGGGATGTTGGCGATATTGCTGAAAACCTGTACAAGCTGTATGATTTCATGTATCGCCATTTGGTGCAGGCCAATGTGAAAAAAAGTGTAAAGATGATCAAAGAAGTTATTGAGCTCTTGCAGCAACTGCGCGACACCTGGGAAGAGGCTACAAAAATATATCAGACCCACGATTACCGCACCACAGCAGGTGTGAACTGGCAGGGTTAA
- a CDS encoding Uma2 family endonuclease, translating into MAAIEIARRRFTVDEYYQMARAGILGEDDRVELIEGEIIEMVPIGTQHAACVRRLLHIFSTKIGDNALVDTQNPLRLGQNSEPQPDLMLLKPRDDYYATFHPRPEDVLLLVEVADTSLAYDREVKVSLYAKGRVNEVWLVNLQTQQVTAYRQPSPSGYREVKEYGHGDHISPLAFPGLNIPVQYILPGD; encoded by the coding sequence ATGGCCGCAATAGAGATTGCCCGCAGGCGTTTTACTGTCGATGAATATTACCAGATGGCCCGGGCAGGCATTCTGGGAGAAGATGACCGGGTAGAGCTGATTGAGGGGGAGATTATAGAGATGGTGCCGATAGGAACCCAGCATGCCGCGTGTGTTAGACGGCTGCTTCATATCTTTAGCACCAAAATAGGCGACAATGCCCTGGTAGACACCCAGAACCCTTTACGCCTGGGCCAGAACTCGGAACCCCAGCCCGACTTGATGTTGCTCAAGCCGCGTGATGATTATTATGCTACTTTCCACCCCCGGCCGGAGGACGTGCTATTGTTAGTCGAGGTGGCTGACACTTCGTTGGCCTATGACCGCGAAGTAAAAGTAAGCCTGTATGCTAAGGGCAGAGTTAATGAAGTATGGCTGGTTAACTTGCAGACGCAGCAAGTCACTGCCTATCGCCAGCCTTCGCCGTCCGGGTATAGAGAGGTTAAAGAATACGGGCACGGCGACCATATTTCTCCGCTGGCTTTCCCGGGGCTAAATATTCCAGTCCAATATATTTTACCTGGAGATTAG
- a CDS encoding motility associated factor glycosyltransferase family protein, with protein sequence MSPSTNLVYRKNARVLQRYSPELFRDLEATALPLDRQLAPAQNGEPTLIAITGGKEIALHSRYDPRREAVTWARGVDENADMVVVLGMGLGYHLEALKDLYPHKAVLVLEPELAAVKLAFAARDMTHLLKSGQFYLLAVADPEDAAAQLSNILAENAGKRIALHTLPAYEQLYAGYWQRVCQGVTDRLRQRRVNWATTEKFMMQWLCNFRDNFLPYIKAPGVIHLFDAFSGKPALIVAAGPSLEKNIHLLPSLKGRVLIMAAGSAIRILEKNGIKPDLLVSFDPGDANYQHFAGFDGRGVPLVYAPVIFPRIVQEYQGPTFSCELNVSPFIEWFDEKLGEKKGVLISGPSVANVCLDLAVKMGANPIILIGQDLAFTNNKTHADGARHQQRIDPSQGNYIWVEDIYGDRVPTTTAFYSMLVWYEQYLGNLKGKRLVIDATEGGARIRSTEIMSLQEVRDKYLRETFSPGEIIAAKHDVYAVPDGEQLRRLEEAFSELSSRREDLRACFEEGIEVARQLLEKCHKKTVKLTNYERARRKFMGLDRRITGNILYRLFLEQGLAARIDAINRILGERVNDEQELPARGEKLASLYLSFFTEVERYAEFTTEILKEIEEKIRRESASTSCSKA encoded by the coding sequence GTGAGCCCATCTACTAATCTGGTCTATCGCAAAAACGCCAGGGTGTTGCAGCGGTATAGCCCGGAACTTTTCCGGGACCTGGAGGCCACAGCCCTGCCCCTGGATCGGCAGCTTGCCCCGGCCCAAAATGGCGAACCAACACTAATAGCCATCACAGGTGGTAAGGAGATAGCCCTGCACAGCCGCTATGATCCCCGGCGCGAGGCTGTAACCTGGGCCCGGGGCGTTGATGAAAACGCAGATATGGTAGTTGTCCTGGGGATGGGCCTGGGTTACCATCTGGAAGCCCTGAAGGACTTATACCCCCATAAAGCAGTTCTAGTACTGGAGCCGGAACTGGCGGCGGTAAAGCTGGCCTTCGCCGCCAGGGACATGACCCACTTGCTGAAGAGCGGGCAGTTTTACCTGCTAGCGGTGGCCGACCCCGAGGATGCGGCCGCCCAACTCAGCAACATTCTGGCCGAAAACGCCGGTAAAAGAATAGCCCTGCATACTTTGCCGGCTTATGAGCAACTCTATGCTGGCTACTGGCAACGAGTGTGCCAGGGGGTTACCGACAGGCTGCGCCAGCGCCGGGTCAACTGGGCCACCACCGAAAAGTTCATGATGCAGTGGTTATGTAACTTTCGTGATAACTTTTTACCCTACATAAAAGCCCCTGGGGTTATCCACCTTTTCGACGCTTTCAGCGGTAAACCGGCTCTGATTGTGGCCGCGGGACCCTCTCTAGAAAAAAATATCCATCTCTTACCTTCCCTTAAGGGAAGGGTACTGATCATGGCTGCCGGTTCAGCCATCAGGATTCTAGAAAAAAACGGCATCAAACCGGATCTGCTGGTTTCTTTTGATCCTGGAGATGCCAATTACCAGCACTTTGCCGGATTTGACGGGAGGGGAGTACCTCTGGTTTACGCTCCGGTCATCTTTCCCCGCATCGTTCAGGAGTACCAGGGGCCCACTTTTAGCTGTGAATTGAATGTTTCACCATTTATTGAATGGTTTGATGAAAAGCTGGGCGAGAAAAAGGGTGTTCTGATCAGCGGTCCCTCAGTGGCCAATGTCTGCCTGGACCTGGCGGTGAAGATGGGCGCTAACCCCATTATCCTTATAGGCCAGGATCTGGCCTTCACCAACAACAAGACCCACGCCGACGGCGCCAGGCACCAGCAGAGGATAGACCCCAGCCAGGGGAACTACATTTGGGTAGAAGATATATATGGCGATAGAGTGCCGACCACTACAGCCTTTTATTCCATGCTCGTCTGGTATGAACAGTACTTGGGCAACCTCAAGGGAAAGCGCCTGGTCATAGATGCCACAGAAGGGGGTGCCCGTATTCGGAGTACCGAAATTATGTCTTTGCAGGAAGTGAGAGATAAGTACCTTCGGGAAACGTTTTCACCAGGGGAAATTATTGCAGCAAAGCATGACGTTTATGCAGTACCAGATGGGGAACAACTTCGGCGTCTTGAAGAGGCCTTTAGCGAGCTTAGTTCCCGGCGGGAGGATTTGCGGGCCTGCTTTGAGGAAGGTATAGAAGTGGCCCGGCAACTGCTGGAAAAATGCCACAAGAAAACAGTAAAGTTAACTAACTACGAGCGTGCCCGCCGGAAATTCATGGGCCTGGACCGGCGCATCACCGGCAATATCCTTTATCGACTTTTCCTAGAGCAGGGTCTGGCCGCCCGTATTGACGCCATCAACCGTATATTGGGCGAAAGAGTAAACGACGAGCAGGAATTGCCTGCGCGAGGAGAAAAACTAGCTTCCCTGTACCTGTCCTTCTTTACCGAGGTTGAGCGCTATGCCGAATTTACAACAGAGATACTGAAAGAAATAGAAGAAAAGATTCGGCGTGAAAGCGCCTCAACTAGCTGTTCAAAAGCTTAG
- the fliD gene encoding flagellar filament capping protein FliD, translating into MASGIYFSGLASGLDTESIITQLMDLERIPLTRLQQRKNQYNVEKNAWHDIYTRLSSLQSKLGDLKLASTFTGMKATSSNTLALTATAASNAPAGSYQVSIIQLAQAHKVASQNLVYGTEAQLLTDTFTDATYTSSVATLNNLTQDTANGLLKLASGATGSITSNAINVNAANGGRLALTVNQQERLNANYVYQYRTFDGTTWSEWQTLGNLTGDGSGIFKSHTLTADISGNVQQVEIKATLNGDFGASVIPMLADWTATFQPAEPVTSDTVALGLSGSFTITVGSETRNITINENDSLQSIASLINAVPSEGETGPGAGDIVTASVIDHRLVITSKTTGSNGAISFSDPDGVLNKLGLVDASGVILPRAVIQDAKDAVFTVDGLTITRSTNTITDVIQGVTLNLLAVTDTNGNGTIEPAETLNLEISHDTQKAVDAIQAMVDQYNSVMEFISTKAGDKGDLQGDPTLARFKNDLWQLMTDRVAGLTGTYQTPWSIGISTGAVVGSGSLTFDRNGKITLDTTKLTSALETDPTAVMAIFTNSSETGLVDKLDSYLTSLVRSGDGIIPSREQSLQNIMDDIDDQIARMEDRLTMREEQLRRQFTAMEQALAALQSQGNWLAGQIAGLGVYQQK; encoded by the coding sequence ATGGCTAGCGGCATTTATTTTTCCGGCCTGGCTTCGGGACTGGATACCGAGTCGATTATCACGCAGTTAATGGACCTCGAAAGGATACCCCTTACCAGGCTGCAGCAGCGCAAAAACCAGTACAACGTGGAGAAAAACGCCTGGCACGATATTTATACCCGTTTAAGCAGCTTGCAGAGCAAGCTTGGCGATCTTAAACTTGCTTCCACCTTTACCGGTATGAAAGCCACCTCAAGTAATACCTTGGCTCTGACGGCTACTGCAGCCAGCAATGCTCCAGCCGGAAGTTACCAGGTGAGCATTATCCAGCTAGCCCAGGCTCACAAAGTGGCCAGCCAGAATCTGGTTTATGGTACGGAAGCGCAATTATTAACAGATACTTTTACTGACGCCACCTACACCAGCAGTGTGGCGACGTTGAACAACTTAACCCAGGATACGGCAAATGGCTTGCTAAAATTAGCCTCAGGAGCAACGGGGAGTATTACTTCTAATGCTATTAACGTTAATGCCGCCAATGGCGGCCGCCTGGCTTTGACGGTCAATCAACAGGAACGGCTGAATGCTAATTATGTGTATCAATACCGTACTTTTGATGGCACTACCTGGAGTGAATGGCAAACGCTGGGCAATTTAACCGGTGATGGTTCCGGGATTTTTAAGAGCCATACTTTAACAGCTGATATAAGTGGCAATGTGCAACAGGTGGAGATTAAAGCTACTTTAAATGGAGATTTTGGTGCCAGTGTTATTCCTATGCTTGCCGACTGGACGGCCACCTTCCAACCAGCAGAACCGGTTACGTCCGATACTGTGGCGCTGGGCCTGAGCGGTTCCTTTACCATTACCGTTGGTAGTGAAACCCGGAATATTACCATAAATGAAAATGATAGCCTACAATCCATCGCCTCCCTGATCAATGCAGTACCTTCTGAAGGGGAAACAGGCCCGGGAGCGGGGGACATTGTGACGGCCAGCGTCATCGATCATCGCTTGGTAATTACCAGTAAAACTACCGGCTCTAACGGGGCTATATCTTTTTCCGATCCTGACGGTGTCCTCAATAAGTTAGGGCTGGTAGATGCAAGCGGGGTTATTCTACCACGCGCCGTCATCCAGGATGCCAAGGATGCCGTATTTACAGTCGATGGCCTCACTATAACCCGCTCCACCAATACGATTACAGATGTCATCCAAGGGGTTACCCTGAACCTCCTGGCCGTTACTGACACTAACGGCAACGGCACAATTGAACCGGCGGAAACACTGAACCTGGAGATAAGCCACGACACTCAGAAGGCCGTTGATGCTATCCAGGCCATGGTGGATCAATACAACTCAGTAATGGAGTTTATCAGCACCAAAGCCGGAGACAAGGGTGATTTACAGGGCGATCCTACCCTGGCGCGTTTTAAAAACGATTTATGGCAACTGATGACTGATAGAGTAGCCGGGTTAACGGGGACTTACCAGACCCCCTGGAGTATTGGTATTTCGACAGGGGCTGTAGTAGGTAGCGGTTCTTTAACCTTCGATCGCAACGGCAAAATAACCCTGGATACAACAAAGTTAACCTCGGCTTTGGAGACGGACCCAACAGCCGTCATGGCTATTTTTACCAACAGCAGCGAAACCGGCTTGGTCGACAAGTTGGATAGTTACCTGACTTCCCTGGTGCGCTCCGGGGACGGCATTATTCCTTCCCGGGAGCAGTCCCTGCAGAACATCATGGATGACATCGACGACCAGATCGCCCGCATGGAAGACCGGCTCACCATGAGGGAAGAGCAGCTCCGGCGGCAGTTTACGGCTATGGAGCAGGCCCTGGCGGCTTTGCAGAGCCAGGGGAACTGGCTGGCCGGGCAGATTGCCGGATTGGGGGTCTACCAGCAGAAATAG
- a CDS encoding nucleotidyltransferase family protein: MGWHDDKLGEIWALPGESLKLALPRMDGAGLQVLLVGDTERHLLGIITDGDIRRALLRGESLDVPVGQVMQARPKVLPAGVSLDAARRLMLTHNIRHIPLVNNEHQVVDLLLWIDLFGSKVEARPEPVVIMAGGKGTRLDPFTKILPKPMLPLGDKPIVEVLMDRFYDQGFSQFILSVGYKAEVVKLYFNDSNGRPYKVNFVQEEEPLGTAGALGLLRQQLQGTFLVTNCDVIIEMNYGELLRYHHEKGNALTIVGALQDFTIPYGVLRTEAGEFHQIEEKPSFHFLVNIGLYVLEPEVLEGLDNSSFIHMTDLIMATKDKGLRVGVYPHHGRWFDIGQWDEYRQTLRAFEGLI; the protein is encoded by the coding sequence ATGGGCTGGCACGATGATAAACTCGGGGAAATCTGGGCCCTGCCCGGGGAGAGCCTGAAGCTGGCTCTGCCGCGGATGGACGGGGCCGGCCTGCAGGTACTTTTAGTAGGAGATACAGAAAGGCATCTCCTCGGCATCATCACTGACGGCGACATTCGCCGGGCGCTGCTGCGGGGCGAAAGTCTGGACGTCCCCGTCGGGCAGGTCATGCAGGCGCGGCCCAAGGTTCTGCCGGCCGGTGTGTCTTTAGATGCGGCGAGAAGGTTGATGTTGACCCATAATATTCGTCATATCCCTTTGGTAAATAACGAACACCAGGTAGTGGACCTGCTCCTATGGATAGATCTATTTGGGAGTAAGGTGGAGGCGAGGCCCGAACCGGTGGTGATTATGGCCGGCGGCAAGGGTACCCGGCTGGATCCTTTTACCAAGATTTTACCAAAACCGATGCTCCCCCTTGGCGATAAACCAATAGTAGAAGTTTTAATGGATAGATTTTATGACCAGGGATTTTCGCAGTTTATTCTTTCAGTGGGCTATAAAGCTGAAGTAGTAAAGTTATATTTTAACGATAGCAACGGCCGGCCGTACAAAGTAAATTTTGTCCAGGAAGAAGAACCCCTGGGGACTGCCGGTGCCCTGGGGCTCCTGCGGCAGCAGCTTCAGGGAACCTTCCTGGTGACCAACTGCGACGTTATTATTGAGATGAATTATGGGGAATTGCTGCGTTACCATCATGAGAAAGGGAATGCCCTCACTATAGTGGGAGCCCTGCAGGATTTTACCATTCCATATGGCGTTTTGCGTACCGAGGCAGGGGAATTTCACCAGATAGAAGAGAAGCCTAGTTTCCATTTTCTGGTCAACATCGGCCTGTACGTGCTGGAACCCGAAGTTTTAGAGGGCCTTGATAATAGTTCTTTCATACATATGACGGATTTAATTATGGCCACCAAAGATAAAGGCCTGCGGGTGGGGGTATACCCCCACCATGGTCGCTGGTTCGACATCGGCCAGTGGGACGAGTACCGCCAGACCCTGCGGGCCTTTGAAGGCCTGATATAA
- a CDS encoding cytidylyltransferase domain-containing protein: MYQGKTILGFIPARAGSKGVPGKNLRPLVGKPLIVHTIETARASGVFDCLLVSTDGDEIARVAREAGAEVPFMRPAKLATDTSRGIDVLAHAMAWCEESGRLYDWVMVLQPTSPLRNVDDILGACRLMLERNARAVVSVCEVDHHPWWCNTLPEDLNMENFIRPDVLGLNRQELPVFYRLNGAIYLGEWEFLKKGSSFYGPGTYAYIMPQERSVDIDREMDFVLADVLMRDMK, encoded by the coding sequence TTGTATCAAGGTAAAACCATCCTCGGTTTTATCCCCGCCCGGGCCGGTTCCAAAGGCGTGCCGGGGAAAAACCTCAGGCCCCTGGTGGGAAAGCCTTTGATCGTCCACACCATCGAGACCGCGAGGGCAAGCGGCGTTTTCGACTGCTTGCTGGTTTCAACCGACGGGGATGAAATCGCCCGGGTGGCCAGAGAGGCGGGGGCAGAAGTGCCGTTCATGCGCCCGGCGAAACTGGCGACCGATACGTCCCGTGGAATCGATGTCCTGGCCCACGCCATGGCCTGGTGCGAAGAAAGCGGGCGCCTTTATGATTGGGTAATGGTCCTGCAGCCCACCAGCCCGTTACGTAATGTGGATGATATCCTGGGAGCCTGCCGGTTGATGCTGGAACGCAATGCTCGGGCCGTTGTTTCGGTTTGTGAGGTTGACCACCACCCTTGGTGGTGCAATACCCTCCCCGAAGATTTAAACATGGAAAACTTCATCCGGCCTGACGTTTTAGGTTTAAACCGGCAGGAGTTGCCTGTTTTTTACCGCTTGAACGGGGCGATATATCTGGGTGAATGGGAATTTTTAAAAAAAGGAAGTTCCTTTTATGGTCCGGGCACTTATGCCTATATCATGCCCCAAGAGCGGTCGGTGGATATTGATAGAGAAATGGATTTTGTTCTGGCGGATGTGTTGATGAGGGATATGAAATGA
- the neuB gene encoding N-acetylneuraminate synthase has product MFNRVFIIAEAGVNHNGDLQLARKLVDAAVEAGADAVKFQTFKAEEVATPGAERAQYQKDNMPGKDESQLEMIKRLELSYAQFRELYAYCRQKGIIFLSSPFDQESIDFLAELGVPYFKIPSGEITNYPFLRRIGGKKRPVILSTGMATLGEVEGALRVLREAGASDITLLHCTTSYPAPPEEVNLRAMLTMKHAFALPVGYSDHTEGIAVPIAAAALGAEVIEKHLTVDRNLPGPDHRASLEPGEFKEMVVAIRQVEKSLGDGIKRPAPGELAVMPAARRSLVAARDIAAGEIITDSCLTAKRPGTGIPPNLWDVVVGRQARRDIAAGSILSWDMI; this is encoded by the coding sequence ATGTTCAATAGGGTTTTCATCATTGCCGAAGCGGGCGTCAACCATAATGGCGATTTGCAGCTGGCCAGGAAACTGGTAGACGCGGCGGTAGAAGCGGGGGCAGACGCTGTAAAGTTTCAGACTTTCAAGGCCGAAGAAGTGGCCACCCCCGGCGCCGAGCGGGCCCAATATCAAAAAGATAATATGCCCGGAAAAGACGAAAGCCAGCTGGAGATGATTAAACGGCTGGAATTGAGCTACGCCCAATTTCGGGAACTTTATGCTTATTGCCGGCAGAAGGGGATTATATTTCTTTCCTCTCCCTTCGATCAGGAAAGCATTGATTTTCTGGCCGAATTGGGAGTGCCTTATTTTAAAATCCCTTCTGGAGAAATAACCAACTATCCCTTCTTGCGTCGGATCGGCGGGAAAAAGCGGCCGGTTATCCTTTCTACCGGCATGGCGACCCTGGGTGAAGTGGAAGGTGCGTTGCGGGTTTTGCGGGAAGCCGGGGCGAGCGACATAACCCTGCTGCACTGCACCACCAGCTACCCGGCTCCGCCGGAAGAGGTGAATTTAAGGGCCATGCTTACCATGAAGCATGCCTTTGCCCTACCGGTGGGCTATTCCGATCACACCGAGGGCATCGCCGTACCCATTGCGGCAGCGGCCCTGGGGGCAGAAGTGATCGAGAAACACTTAACCGTGGACCGCAACCTTCCCGGCCCTGACCACCGCGCCTCCCTGGAACCGGGAGAATTTAAAGAAATGGTCGTGGCCATCCGCCAGGTAGAAAAAAGCCTGGGGGACGGCATCAAACGGCCCGCGCCGGGCGAGCTGGCCGTCATGCCGGCGGCCAGGCGCAGCCTGGTGGCAGCCAGGGACATAGCCGCCGGGGAAATAATCACGGACTCCTGCCTGACCGCTAAAAGGCCGGGGACGGGCATCCCGCCGAATTTGTGGGATGTGGTGGTGGGCCGGCAGGCCCGCCGGGATATTGCCGCAGGTAGTATTTTAAGCTGGGATATGATTTGA
- a CDS encoding AbrB/MazE/SpoVT family DNA-binding domain-containing protein produces MSKQVEITKLSSRGQVVIPKEIRQQLGWETGDHVAVEVQGDMVILRRLQLESYGEGRYQQARMSLIK; encoded by the coding sequence ATGAGCAAGCAGGTTGAAATAACAAAATTATCAAGCCGGGGGCAGGTAGTTATCCCGAAAGAAATACGGCAGCAGCTGGGATGGGAAACGGGCGATCACGTGGCTGTGGAAGTACAGGGGGATATGGTCATCCTGCGGCGCCTGCAGCTGGAAAGCTACGGGGAAGGAAGGTACCAGCAGGCCAGGATGAGTTTAATCAAGTAG
- a CDS encoding glycosyltransferase, with amino-acid sequence MGHIVIYKGQSQYDVLRVFVDQLGEAFKSLGKDVYIVDLLASNAGQQLQEAFSQPCEFVFAFNAMGIDLKIGSKSLYDSLGIPFIAALVDDPVYHLQRLEYPVENLLIGCVDRSHINFVNSYYGNQRTCFFFPHGGCKAKDVIDGRSVQQDGIRGIDILFGGSYQDPDSIRNIWVNLNTTIARLLDEIVDYILGKDYINLAIAAENVFASRGIYLNNELSNKLIYLLPFVDKYVRAYRRRQCLQMLADSALEVHVYGANWENARINAKNNILIHQPVGFLEMLGLMEQAKMVLNIEPSFANGGHERVFSAMINGAVTLSNTNSFYSQEFMDGEDIILYSWSKLHELPSKIYGLLENPDKMEALRLAGKRIAEERHTWVVRAKRILDVIETYKSLKNLRVS; translated from the coding sequence TTGGGACATATTGTTATTTATAAAGGTCAGTCGCAGTATGATGTACTTCGTGTCTTTGTAGATCAGTTAGGTGAAGCTTTTAAATCCTTAGGTAAAGATGTTTATATCGTAGACCTTCTGGCCAGCAATGCCGGTCAGCAATTACAGGAAGCTTTTAGCCAGCCCTGCGAGTTTGTTTTTGCTTTTAATGCCATGGGCATAGATCTGAAAATAGGCAGCAAATCTTTATATGATTCCCTGGGCATACCTTTTATTGCTGCTTTAGTAGACGATCCAGTTTATCACTTGCAGCGTTTGGAATATCCGGTAGAGAATTTGTTAATCGGATGTGTGGATCGTTCGCATATTAATTTTGTTAACAGTTATTATGGTAATCAGCGGACCTGCTTTTTCTTTCCTCATGGAGGATGTAAAGCCAAGGATGTTATTGATGGTAGAAGCGTTCAACAGGATGGCATTCGGGGAATAGATATTTTGTTCGGGGGCTCATATCAAGACCCGGATAGTATACGTAATATCTGGGTTAATCTAAATACCACTATAGCAAGGCTTTTGGATGAAATAGTGGATTATATCCTGGGTAAAGATTATATAAACCTGGCGATTGCGGCTGAAAATGTTTTTGCTTCCAGAGGTATTTATTTAAATAACGAACTATCGAATAAACTTATCTACCTTTTGCCTTTTGTCGATAAATATGTCCGCGCTTATCGCCGGCGCCAGTGCTTGCAAATGCTTGCCGATTCCGCCTTAGAGGTCCATGTGTATGGTGCCAACTGGGAAAATGCCCGGATTAATGCAAAAAACAATATCTTAATCCATCAGCCAGTGGGCTTCTTAGAAATGCTCGGCTTAATGGAACAGGCAAAGATGGTGCTTAATATTGAACCTAGTTTTGCAAATGGCGGCCACGAGCGAGTGTTTTCGGCCATGATAAATGGGGCAGTTACACTTTCCAACACTAATAGTTTTTACTCACAGGAATTCATGGATGGCGAAGATATTATTCTTTATTCGTGGAGCAAACTCCATGAATTACCGTCAAAAATTTACGGGCTCCTTGAAAACCCTGATAAAATGGAGGCCCTGAGATTGGCGGGTAAACGCATAGCGGAAGAAAGACATACCTGGGTTGTCAGGGCGAAAAGAATCCTGGATGTTATCGAGACATATAAGTCGTTAAAGAATCTTAGGGTATCATAA
- a CDS encoding flagellar protein FlaG: MRVEGVDPLILNQVQSQTQKPAVQDTKKINVDSDQEKRRQDGQAGYSRGDLEQAVAKLNTATDLFNIKLRFKLDHEKGEIYVLVIDANEGKIIRRIPPEKVLNVASQMQQMVGLLLDELI, translated from the coding sequence GTGCGGGTCGAAGGAGTCGATCCTTTAATCCTAAACCAGGTCCAGAGCCAGACGCAGAAACCGGCAGTACAGGATACTAAAAAAATTAACGTGGACAGCGATCAGGAAAAGCGCCGGCAGGATGGGCAGGCCGGGTACTCCCGGGGCGATCTTGAGCAGGCGGTGGCAAAGCTCAATACAGCCACAGATCTTTTTAATATTAAACTGCGCTTTAAGCTCGACCACGAAAAGGGTGAAATATACGTCCTAGTGATCGACGCCAATGAAGGCAAAATTATCCGCCGCATCCCGCCGGAAAAAGTACTGAATGTGGCCAGCCAGATGCAGCAAATGGTGGGGCTGCTCCTGGATGAGTTGATATAG
- a CDS encoding flagellin: MRINQNISALNAYRNLTVTNNALTKSMEKLSSGLRINRAADDAAGLAISEKMRGQIRGLNQAVRNAQDGISLIQTAEGALNETHSILQRMRELAVQSANDTNTAADRWEIQKEINQLSEELTRIANTTEFNTKNLLGGNFEGTFQIGANKDQNITLQIGGMKSSDLKTEVSGYAAAVNPVDSVLTGAANLKPASGKAILGGAYDVSLATGSAAGNIKITVVIKNTAGSSISLTGSAGVASGKLTAKNGSYSIDFTWSGTAVAGTSAKLYIVGKDENGNNQGISVITQADANKAITTINNAIETVSAERSKLGAYQNRLEHTIANLGTAAENLTAAESRIRDLDMAQEMMAFTRNQILSQAGTAMLA, from the coding sequence ATGCGTATCAACCAGAACATTTCGGCCTTAAATGCTTACCGGAACCTGACGGTAACAAATAACGCCCTAACCAAGTCAATGGAGAAGCTATCTTCTGGTCTGAGAATCAATCGGGCCGCCGACGATGCCGCCGGGCTGGCCATTAGCGAGAAGATGCGTGGCCAAATCCGGGGCTTAAACCAGGCGGTGCGCAATGCCCAGGATGGCATATCTCTGATTCAAACGGCCGAAGGGGCACTAAATGAGACCCATAGTATTTTACAACGAATGCGAGAACTTGCTGTTCAGTCGGCCAACGATACCAATACTGCTGCCGACCGCTGGGAGATCCAGAAGGAAATAAATCAGCTGTCTGAAGAATTGACTCGTATCGCTAATACTACTGAGTTTAACACCAAGAACCTTTTAGGGGGCAATTTCGAAGGAACCTTCCAGATAGGAGCAAATAAAGATCAAAATATAACCTTGCAAATTGGTGGCATGAAATCAAGCGATTTAAAAACAGAAGTCAGCGGTTACGCTGCCGCTGTAAACCCTGTAGATTCTGTGTTGACTGGCGCTGCCAACCTTAAACCAGCGAGTGGTAAAGCCATTCTGGGCGGTGCATACGATGTTTCATTAGCAACGGGCAGTGCTGCTGGTAATATAAAAATAACGGTAGTAATTAAGAATACCGCAGGAAGTTCTATTAGCCTTACGGGTAGCGCAGGTGTGGCTAGTGGCAAACTTACGGCAAAAAATGGTAGTTATTCTATCGACTTCACTTGGAGCGGAACTGCTGTAGCAGGTACAAGTGCTAAACTTTATATAGTAGGCAAAGACGAAAATGGTAACAACCAGGGAATCAGCGTCATCACCCAGGCAGATGCCAATAAAGCTATTACAACTATAAATAACGCCATCGAAACTGTTTCTGCCGAACGTTCCAAACTGGGCGCCTACCAGAACCGCCTGGAACATACCATTGCCAACCTGGGCACGGCGGCGGAAAACCTGACGGCGGCCGAGTCCCGCATCCGCGATCTGGATATGGCCCAGGAAATGATGGCCTTTACCAGGAACCAGATCCTTAGCCAGGCCGGTACGGCTATGCTAGCCTAG